In Anaerolineales bacterium, one DNA window encodes the following:
- a CDS encoding class I SAM-dependent methyltransferase: MTASTAIQLLDQAIASRLTLMDSHHENAFRLFNGFSEAYPSLALDIYASTFLIHDYSDEPNQEFINQVGNYIKDKLVWLRAGVLKTRNGETQEQKRGQLIFGEMPDRKIKEHNVWYAIDLTMNRDASFYLDTRNLRKWIIENLKDRSVLNTFAYTGSLGVAALAGGASHVIQTDLNRQFLNLAKDSYSLNGFPVHKQDFIAQDFFPAISRFKTGKQTFDCVIVDPPIFSSTSKGKVDLENESVRLINKVRPLINDGGYLISINNGIYVSGKEYMRTLEELCKDGYLKIRELIPVPEDFIGYQKAGNPITNPSPFNHSTKIGILDVKRK; this comes from the coding sequence ATGACCGCCTCCACTGCAATCCAACTGCTGGACCAGGCCATCGCATCCCGCCTGACATTGATGGACTCTCACCACGAGAATGCCTTCCGTCTCTTCAACGGATTTAGCGAGGCTTATCCATCACTTGCATTGGATATTTATGCAAGCACATTCCTGATTCATGATTACAGTGATGAACCGAATCAAGAATTTATCAATCAAGTTGGTAATTATATAAAAGACAAATTAGTTTGGCTACGCGCAGGCGTTCTCAAAACAAGAAATGGGGAAACGCAAGAACAAAAACGCGGACAACTCATCTTCGGTGAAATGCCGGATAGAAAAATCAAAGAACATAACGTCTGGTATGCAATTGACTTGACTATGAATCGTGATGCAAGTTTTTATCTCGATACCCGCAACCTGCGCAAATGGATCATCGAAAATCTAAAGGATAGATCCGTCCTGAACACCTTTGCATACACGGGCAGTTTAGGAGTCGCCGCGCTGGCTGGCGGTGCGAGCCATGTCATTCAAACAGATCTTAATCGTCAATTCTTGAATCTTGCAAAAGATTCTTATTCATTAAATGGTTTTCCTGTTCACAAACAAGATTTTATTGCTCAAGACTTTTTCCCTGCCATTTCGAGATTCAAAACAGGCAAACAAACTTTTGACTGCGTCATCGTAGACCCTCCAATTTTTTCATCCACCTCCAAAGGCAAAGTGGATTTGGAAAATGAAAGCGTGCGCTTGATTAACAAAGTCCGCCCGTTGATTAATGATGGTGGCTATCTCATTTCAATTAATAACGGCATATACGTCAGCGGGAAAGAGTACATGCGGACTCTTGAAGAATTATGCAAAGACGGTTACTTGAAAATTCGAGAATTAATCCCTGTGCCAGAAGATTTCATTGGTTATCAAAAAGCTGGTAATCCTATTACAAACCCAAGCCCATTTAATCATTCAACGAAGATTGGTATTTTAGATGTGAAAAGAAAATAA